A portion of the Punica granatum isolate Tunisia-2019 chromosome 7, ASM765513v2, whole genome shotgun sequence genome contains these proteins:
- the LOC116215431 gene encoding sister chromatid cohesion protein SCC2 isoform X2, protein MNNPSSSGSGLSYRGIGLPNTIHSDVAPCLPLPSLPVFCGSSDPELRLFDEPAGVSSSSSSRFSNRSGILAQASKIAALLRETDVSYLNLREDSRVMSHGDIEPLALYEEVLRHNPEAFEYSVPGRPKEQIPVSKLHDKKPIEPSVLASQAQTDLDESRAQQLNHFLANDVSTSSKKPKVKKKVHDEVPSVPQDPVELQDDIIGSFCEVLEDFCGRAEIIGDERDEAEWLSLPLSDIRTLVNEIMSIRAKKLLHRVDVNILVRLLKVLDHQIHRAEGLSIDEMDSSDSDALSSVLCALESIHAALAVMSHRQMPKQLYSEEIIERILEFSRHQITGIMYVYDPSYRALHKPSDNGVAEGYEDDELDADFSSGKRRRSVKSVKMRKSAVNKVSSAANTVLQKLCTILGLLRDLLLIEKLSDSCILQLIFYSYNQHRSYVIDEMLQLLWKLPSSKRALRAYLLPDEDQRQIQMVTALLIQLVHCSANLPEAMRDASSINAIMEAPTDFSHLAKCHEAVTEACCLFWTRVLQRFTSAKPQDASEVKVLMENLVMDLMTTLNLPEYPASAPILEVFCVLLLQNAGLKSKDVSARSMAIDLLGTIAARLKRDAVIHKLDKFWIVQELNDGEDVTEDYPQDLCFICLDGRVEKLLFTCQSCQRSSHSDCMGMREQEVPNHSWNCQFCVCKKQLMVLQSYCETQRKDNKKNSSDPYGPITKIEIVQQLLLNYLQDSASADDLHLFVRWFYLCLWCKDDLKSQQKFFYYLARLKSKAIVRDSGSGYSLLTRDSVKKITLALGQNNSFSRGFDKILHMLLASLRENSPVIRAKALRAVSIIVEADPEVLCDNRVQLAVEGRFCDSAISVREAALELVGRHIASHPDVGLKYFEKVAERIKDTGVSVRKRAIKIIRDMCTASDNFSEFTSACIEIIVRVTDDESSIQDLVCKTFYEFWFEEPSGGQARFYSNGSSVPMEVAKKTEQIVDMLRRMPNYQLLVSVIKRNLALDFFPQSAKAAGINPVLLASVRKRCELMCKCLLEKILQVEESTSEEVEVRTLPYVLVLHALCVVDPTLCAPASDPSQFVVTLQPYLKSQGDNRAVAQLLESIIFIIDSVLPLLRKLPQSVIEELEQDLKHMIVRHSFLTVVHACIKCLCSVTKVAGKGSSVIEYLVQVFFKHLDSQGVESKQQLGRSLFCLGLLIRYGNSLLSSSSKKRIDVASSLSLFKRYLQMDDFVLKVRSLQALGFVLIARPEFMLDKDVGNILEATFSSDADSRLKVRSILYLLVSAHVIFYQQLIFHILIDFFHYQMQALQNMYEYLLDAESQMGTERAGDTATPYPEEANSSVPVAAGAGDTNICGGIIQLYWDKILDRCIDFNEQVRQTALKIVEVVLRQGLVHPITCVPYLIALETDPQEANSKLAHHLLMNMNEKYPAFFESRLGDGLQMSFIFIQVINGASSEDASQSNFKGPGNTRGKSDGAALAQARLGVSRIYKLIRGNRVSRNKFMASIVRKFDNPAWNDSVVPFLMHCTEILALLPFTVPDEPLYLIYSINRIIQVRAGAIEANLKAFCSRLFSRGSQETGHGNGSIQQEQVAQPLFGNLRAVDLNGTIQSGSFFQPVQGHVGSLDLNGRTLPEAVDKSSANGSAYTEGEAHFPGSSEPRGISGDDLQKIQVDCLAATALQLLLKLKKHLKITYTLNDARCQAFSPTEPLKPGDVLTKQNIPFNLSGTRSDLPLTPQEVFQRYQEFKNALREDTIDYGVYTSNIKPKRTASRRGSKRAAVADEEDYDDEDYAGAARITSSGRRGSYRTRQRC, encoded by the exons ATGAATAACCCCAGCAGTTCGGGCTCGGGTTTGAGCTACAGGGGCATCGGACTGCCCAACACTATTCACTCCGACGTTGCTCCGTGCCTGCCGCTGCCATCACTGCCGGTGTTCTGTGGTTCGTCCGATCCCGAACTTAGGTTGTTCGATGAGCCCGCTGGTGTCAGCAGCAGCAGTAGCAGCAGGTTCTCGAATCGCAGTGGGATCCTCGCTCAAGCAAGTAAAATTGCAGCTCTGCTCCGAGAAACCGATGTTTCTTACTT aAATCTTAGAGAAGATTCAAGAGTAATGTCACATGGTGATATCGAGCCGTTAGCCCTTTATGAAGAGGTTCTGCGCCACAATCCTGAAGCATTTGAATACAGTGTTCCAG GTCGCCCCAAAGAGCAGATCCCAGTTAGTAAATTGCATGACAAGAAGCCTATTGAACCTAGTGTATTGGCTAGTCAAGCACAGACAGACTTGGATGAAAGCAGGGCTCAACAGCTTAATCATTTCCTTGCCAAT GACGTTTCTACGTCTTCTAAAAAGCCAAAAGTTAAGAAGAAAGTGCATGACGAAGTCCCGTCAGTTCCGCAAGATCCTGTTGAACTTCAAG ATGACATAATCGGGAGCTTTTGTGAGGTGTTGGAGGATTTCTGTGGCAGAGCTGAGATTATTGGAGATGAGAGGGATGAAGCAGAGTGGCTTTCGTTGCCCCTGTCTGATATTAGAACACTTGTGAATGAAATTATGTCTATTCGTGCAAAGAAGCTTCTACATCGGGTAGATGTAAATATTCTTGTTAGACTTCTGAAGGTACTAGATCATCAGATACATCGAGCAGAAGGATTGTCCATTGATGAAATGGATTCT TCAGATTCAGATGCACTTTCATCTGTTCTATGTGCATTGGAGTCCATACATGCAGCTCTAGCTGTGATGTCTCACAGGCAGATGCCAAAACAGCTTTATAGTGAAGAG ATCATTGAAAGAATTCTGGAATTCTCTAGGCATCAGATAACGGGTATCATGTATGTCTATGATCCATCCTATCGGGCCTTGCACAAGCCTAGTGACAATGGTGTGGCTGAAG GTTATGAAGATGACGAGCTTGATGCTGATTTTAGTTCTGGCAAGAGGCGACGCAGTGTGAAGAGTGTTAAAATGAGGAAATCTGCTGTGAACAA GGTCTCATCAGCAGCTAATACCGTGCTTCAGAAACTGTGTACTATTCTTGGTCTACTCAGGGATCTACTGTTGATAGAGAAGCTATCAGATAGTTGTATTCTGCAGTTG ATATTTTATTCGTACAATCAACATCGCTCTTATGTGATCGATGAAATGCTTCAGTTGCTGTGGAAGTTACCCTCCTCAAAGCGAGCACTTCGAGCCTATCTGCTGCCTGATGAGGATCAAAGGCAGATTCAGATGGTTACTGCTTTGCTGATTCAATTGGTTCACTGTAGCGCTAACCTTCCTGAAGCTATGAGGGATGCATCTAGCATTAATGCCATTATGGAAGCCCCTACTGATTTTAGTCACTTGGCCAAATGCCATGAAGCTGTCACAGAGGCTTGTTGTCTCTTTTGGACCCGTGTACTTCAGCGTTTTACTAGTGCAAAGCCTCAGGATGCATCTGAGGTGAAAGTTTTGATGGAAAATCTTGTGATGGATCTGATGACGACATTGAACTTGCCTGAATATCCAGCTTCAGCTCCCATTCTTGAG GTGTTCTGCGTCCTTCTACTCCAGAATGCTGGCTTGAAATCTAAAGATGTCTCTGCTCGGTCTATGGCAATTGATTTACTTGGTACGATTGCTGCTCGATTGAAGCGTGATGCTGTTATTCACAAGCTGGACAAATTTTGGATAGTGCAAGAGTTAAATGATGGAGAAGATGTTACTGAAGATTATCCACAGGACCTATGCTTTATTTGTTTGGATGGCAGGGTTGAAAAGTTGTTGTTTACATGTCAAAGTTGTCAACGATCATCCCACTCTGATTGCATGGGTATGAGGGAGCAGGAGGTACCAAATCATAGTTGGAATTGCCAATTTTGCGTCTGCAAGAAGCAACTTATGGTTCTGCAATCGTACTGCGAAACACAACGCAAGGACAACAAAAAGAATAGTTCTGATCCTTATGGTCCTATCACAAAGATTGAAATTGTTCAGCAGTTGCTTCTGAATTACCTCCAAGATTCTGCTTCTGCTGACGACTTACACCTGTTTGTTCGCTG GTTCTATCTCTGCCTGTGGTGCAAGGATGATCTGAAGTCTCAACAGAAGTTCTTTTACTACCTTGCCCGACTGAAATCGAAAGCAATAGTGCGTGATTCTGGTTCAGGGTATTCATTGTTGACAAGAGATTCAGTGAAGAAGATCACTTTAGCCCTGGGacaaaataattctttttccaGAGGGTTCGATAAAATTCTTCACATGCTTCTG GCAAGTCTCAGGGAAAACTCTCCAGTAATTAGGGCCAAGGCCTTACGAGCA GTCAGTATTATTGTTGAGGCTGACCCTGAGGTGTTGTGCGACAATCGTGTGCAATTGGCTGTAGAAGGGAGATTCTGTGACTCTGCAATATCTGTAAGGGAAGCTGCATTGGAGCTTGTCGGTCGGCATATTGCATCACATCCTGACGTTGGTTTGAAG TATTTTGAGAAGGTTGCAGAAAGAATAAAAGATACTGGAGTCAGTGTTCGTAAGCGTGCAATCAAAATAATCCGGGACATGTGCACTGCTAGTGACAATTTCTCTGAATTTACTAGTGCCTGCATTGAGATCATTGTGCGGGTTACTGATGACGAGTCTAGTATTCAG GATCTTGTTTGTAAGACATTTTACGAGTTTTGGTTTGAGGAACCTTCTGGTGGACAGGCTCGATTCTACAGCAATGGAAGTTCTGTTCCTATGGAAGTTGCTAAAAAGACTGAGCAAATTGTTGACATGTTGAGGAGGATGCCAAATTACCAACTCCTTGTCTCTGTCATTAAGCGCAATTTGGCGCTTGATTTTTTCCCACAATCGGCAAAAGCTGCTGGAATTAACCCGGTTTTGCTTGCATCAGTTCGTAAGCGCTGCGAGTTAATGTGCAAGTGCTTACTGGAAAAGATATTGCAG GTGGAGGAATCAACAAGTGAGGAAGTGGAGGTGAGGACGCTCCCCTATGTACTGGTTTTGCATGCACTTTGTGTTGTGGATCCAACACTTTGTGCACCAGCTTCCGATCCTTCCCAATTTGTTGTCACTTTGCAACCTTATTTGAAGAGCCAG GGAGATAACAGAGCTGTTGCGCAGTTATTGGAAAGCATAATCTTCATAATTGATTCCGTTTTGCCTTTGCTTCGGAAGTTACCGCAAAGTGTTATTGAAGAATTAGAACAAGATTTGAAGCACATGATTGTTCGGCATTCTTTCTTGACAGTTGTCCATGCCTGCATCAA ATGCCTATGCTCTGTCACAAAAGTTGCTGGAAAGGGATCCAGTGTTATTGAATATCTTGTTCAGGTGTTTTTCAAACATTTGGATTCCCAAGGTGTTGAGAGCAAGCAG CAACTAGGTCGGTCTCTTTTTTGTCTTGGTCTGCTTATCCGCTATGGAAATTCCCTTTTGTCTTCCTCTAGTAAGAAAAGGATTGATGTTGCGAGCAGCCTTAGCTTGTTTAAAAGATATCTTCAGATGGATGACTTTGTTTTGAAGGTTAGATCTTTGCAG GCTTTGGGCTTTGTGCTAATTGCTAGGCCTGAATTTATGTTGGACAAGGATGTTGGCAACATTCTAGAGGCAACATTCTCCTCTGATGCTGATTCCCGCCTCAAGGTGAGGAGTATCTTGTACTTGCTAGTTTCTGCCCATGTCATCTTCTATCAGCAATTAatctttcatattttaattgaCTTTTTCCATTATCAGATGCAAGCATTGCAAAACATGTATGAGTATCTTCTTGATGCTGAAAGCCAAATGGGAACAGAAAGGGCTGGGGATACTGCAACTCCTTACCCCGAAGAAGCCAACTCTAGCGTACCTGTCGCTGCAGGTGCAGGAGATACTAATATATGTGGGGGTATCATTCAGTTATATTGGGATAAAATATTGGATAGGTGCATCGACTTTAATGAACAAGTTCGTCAGACTGCTCTCAAG ATTGTGGAGGTTGTTCTGCGTCAGGGTCTTGTTCATCCTATCACCTGTGTTCCATACCTTATAGCACTTGAAACTGATCCCCAGGAGGCAAATTCAAAGCTGGCTCATCATTTGCTGATGAATATGAATGAGAA GTACCCAGCCTTTTTTGAAAGTCGGTTAGGAGATGGCCTTCAGatgtcatttatttttatacaaGTCATTAATGGAGCTTCCTCTGAAGATGCCAGCCAGAGTAATTTCAAGGGTCCTGGAAATACGAGGGGGAAGTCTGACGGGGCTGCATTAGCCCAAGCTAGGCTTGGAGTCTCACGGATCTACAAGCTTATTCGTGGAAATCGAGTTTCTAGAAACAAATTTATGGCTTCAATTGTGCGCAAATTTGATAACCCCGCATGGAATGATTCAGTGGTGCCTTTTTTAAT GCACTGTACAGAAATACTTGCTTTATTACCATTCACCGTGCCTGATGAGCCGCTCTATTTGATTTATTCTATAAATCGAATAATACAAGTTAGGGCTGGTGCCATTGAGGCAAACTTGAAGGCATTTTGTTCGAGATTGTTTTCAAGAGGAAGCCAGGAAACAGGCCATGGTAATGGAAGTATCCAACAGGAGCAAGTTGCTCAACCTTTGTTTGGTAACTTAAGAGCTGTAGATCTGAATGGGACAATTCAGTCAGGGTCGTTTTTTCAGCCAGTTCAAGGCCATGTGGGATCACTGGATCTGAATGGCAGAACCCTGCCTGAGGCGGTTGATAAATCTAGTGCTAACGGCAGTGCTTATACTGAAGGAGAAGCCCATTTTCCGGGTTCAAGTGAACCTCGTGGAATATCTGGTGACGACCTGCAGAAAATCCAG GTGGACTGTCTAGCTGCTACTGCCTTGCAGCTCCTGCTGAAGCTAAAAAAGCACTTGAAGATTACATATACTCTCAACGATGCTCGGTGCCAG GCTTTCTCTCCGACTGAACCTCTGAAACCGGGTGATGTTCTCACAAAGCAGAATATTCCCTTCAATCTCAGCGGCACACGAAGTGATTTGCCTTTGACTCCACAAGAAGTATTTCAAAGATATCAG GAATTCAAGAATGCGCTGAGGGAAGACACCATAGACTATGGCGTTTACACATCGAACATTAAGCCCAAAAGGACAGCTTCTAGGAGAGGGTCTAAACGAGCAGCAGTGGCAGATGAAGAAGACTATGACGACGAGGATTACGCAGGGGCTGCCCGCATAACAAGCAGTGGCAGGAGAGGCAGTTACAGGACAAGGCAGCGGTGCTAA